The Montipora foliosa isolate CH-2021 chromosome 14, ASM3666993v2, whole genome shotgun sequence genome window below encodes:
- the LOC137985673 gene encoding DNA primase small subunit-like, whose protein sequence is MADTDGSSQNSQTSSQFSQSELPELLNQYYKRLFPYNYFVQWLSYGRVPKTYFVHREFSFTLKDDVYLRYQSFADQQELEKEILKRNPYKIDIGAVFSHKPKDHKMIKPGAFQAEEKELVFDIDMTDYDEVRTCCKGAEICKKCWLFMVVAMKIVDSALKKDFGFKHRLWVYSGRRGIHCWVCDESARKLSQNARSAVAEYLSVIKGGENQVKKVNLHKPYHPFISHSLTILEDHFVDLVIEKQDILSCKERWDGVLALVPESIRNKLNMSWSKSKKTSIQRWDELENELDHKPEIKDEIIFQYCFPRLDVNVTKGLNHLLKSPFCVHPKTGRVCVPISFTDVDTFDPFTVPTISQLCDEIDQHEKNTQDMIEEEKKKIPAYKKTSLEKPIRVFVQFLKELESENSERRKSFIDAEEKKIVW, encoded by the exons atggcggacacTGATGGTTCTTCGCAAAACAGCCAAACATCTTCCCAATTTAGTCAGTCAGAGCTACCAGAACTACTAAATCAGTACTACAAAAGATTGTTTCCTTATAATTACTTTGTACAGTGGCTGTCTTACGGAAGAG TTCCCAAGACATATTTCGTCCATCGCGAATTCTCTTTCACGTTAAAAGATGACGTTTATTTGCGATATCAGTCCTTTGCGGATCAGCAAGAGTTGGAAAAGGAAATCTTGAAACGCAACCCGTACAAAATCGACATTGGAGCTGTCTTTTCTCATAAG CCAAAGGATCACAAGATGATTAAACCTGGTGCATTTCAGGCAGAAGAGAAAGAACTGGTGTTTGATATTGACATGACTGATTATGATGAAGTTAGGACCTGCTGCAA AGGAGCAGAAATTTGCAAAAAGTGCTGGCTATTTATGGTTGTGGCAATGAAGATTGTGGACTCTGCCCTTAAAA aggATTTTGGTTTTAAGCACCGATTATGGGTGTACAGTGGTCGCCGTGGTATACACTGCTGGGTCTGCGATGAGTCAGCACGAAAACTATCACAGAATGCTCGTTCAGCTGTTGCAGAGTACCTGAGTGTAATTAAG GGCGGAGAAAATCAAGTAAAGAAGGTGAATCTCCATAAACCATACCATCCTTTCATCAG TCATTCATTGACTATTCTTGAAGACCACTTTGTTGATCTTGTGATTGAAAAACAGGATATCCTATCCTGTAAAGAAAGATGGGATGGTGTCCTTGCTCTTGTTCCTGAGT CAATAAGGAATAAACTTAACATGTCCTGGTCAAAATCCAAGAAGACATCAATACAAAGATGGGATGAGCTGGAGAATGAGCTAGACCAT AAGCCAGAAATCAAGGATGAAATAATATTTCAGTATTGTTTTCCTCGTCTTGATGTGAATGTCACCAAGGGCCTCAATCACTTACTCAAGAGTCCATTCTGTGTTCACCCCAAAACTG GTCGTGTCTGTGTGCCAATCAGTTTTACAGATGTGGACACCTTTGACCCATTTACAGTTCCCACCATCAG TCAACTTTGTGATGAAATTGATCAACATGAAAAGAATACACAAGACATgattgaagaagaaaagaaaaagattccAG CCTACAAGAAAACCTCTCTTGAGAAACCTATTCGTGTGTTTGTGCAGTTTCTGAAGGaacttgaaagtgaaaatagcGAGAGACGAAAGAGTTTCATTGACGCTGAAG aaaagaaaattgTATGGTGA